One part of the Marinobacter sp. MDS2 genome encodes these proteins:
- the accB gene encoding acetyl-CoA carboxylase biotin carboxyl carrier protein, producing MDIRKIKKLIELLEESDVEELEIHEGDDSVRISRRREQAPGQVVSHYAAPAPQAAPAPASAPASEEAPAAPAAINGHALKSPMVGTFYRSPSPSAPAFVEVGQSVKAGDVICIVEAMKMMNQIEADKSGTITEILVENGQPVEFDQPLVVIS from the coding sequence ATGGATATTCGCAAAATCAAGAAACTGATCGAACTGCTCGAGGAATCTGACGTCGAGGAGCTGGAAATTCACGAGGGCGATGATTCGGTACGCATCTCCCGTCGTCGTGAGCAAGCGCCCGGCCAGGTTGTCAGCCATTACGCCGCACCGGCACCTCAAGCGGCCCCGGCACCTGCCAGCGCGCCTGCCTCTGAAGAAGCGCCTGCCGCGCCAGCTGCCATTAACGGTCACGCGCTGAAATCACCGATGGTTGGTACCTTCTACCGGTCACCGTCACCGTCGGCACCTGCGTTTGTAGAAGTGGGCCAATCGGTCAAGGCTGGCGATGTCATCTGCATTGTTGAGGCAATGAAAATGATGAACCAGATTGAAGCCGACAAGTCTGGCACCATCACCGAAATTCTGGTCGAAAATGGCCAGCCGGTGGAGTTTGACCAACCTTTGGTCGTCATTTCCTGA
- the aroQ gene encoding type II 3-dehydroquinate dehydratase, whose translation MSTILVLHGPNLNMLGTREPEVYGHETLADIDDRLRHQASEQGHHLLHLQSNAEYELIDRIHEARAEGVDFIIINPAAFTHTSVALRDALLASGIPFIEVHLSNVHAREPFRHHSYFSDIAQGVICGLGSQGYDLALQAALQKIH comes from the coding sequence ATGTCGACCATACTTGTGCTACATGGACCCAACCTCAATATGCTCGGCACACGCGAGCCCGAGGTCTATGGCCATGAGACGCTGGCAGACATTGACGACCGCTTGCGGCATCAGGCTTCGGAACAAGGCCATCATCTGCTGCACCTGCAATCGAATGCAGAGTACGAATTGATTGACCGTATTCACGAAGCCCGGGCTGAAGGGGTGGACTTCATCATTATCAACCCCGCCGCCTTCACCCACACCAGTGTCGCCTTGCGGGACGCTCTGTTGGCATCGGGCATCCCGTTCATTGAAGTGCACCTGTCAAACGTGCACGCGCGGGAGCCGTTCCGGCACCACTCGTATTTTTCAGATATCGCCCAAGGCGTTATCTGCGGTTTAGGCAGCCAAGGTTACGATCTTGCTTTACAGGCTGCCCTGCAAAAAATTCACTGA
- a CDS encoding diguanylate cyclase: MSDESQKEKLRQHFARRVTTQARVVLDTWQKIHEAPTQAQTYRNALEAAADKLVRYARRFEMENHARAGETILARLAHWHPETPLGTAQLQALEESMETLRHSTQRRSDENNDAPHPFRRTPVYIALTDDESAARMIKQLEFFGFRAAAYKTPNDLVAACALSKPETILIDINFGGGASSGISTIEHLQEQHDTPIPIIFMSDEDGSIETRLRASRCGGEEFFYPAVDPGQLIEKIETYTHGNTVEPYRVLVLDDSRAQAKFMETVLKKAGMNAHIITDPMQIITALDEFSPEIILLDMYMPGCTGMEIARVIRQQDKFHSVPIIYLSAEDDVGKQLHAMSLGGDDFLTKPVDPKHLIATLHNRGRRARSLLALMIRDSLTGLFNHTHTLYLLEQEIVRARQKDQPLCFAMIDLDYFKKVNDTFGHPIGDRILRSLSMFLKQRLRKTDHIGRYGGEEFALILPNTRPGDARNVVNEIRERFSELLQEAGDRQFKVTFSCGLAAWQGESSQSLCERADRALYVSKAHGRNCVTLAEE, translated from the coding sequence ATGAGCGACGAAAGCCAGAAGGAAAAACTCAGACAACATTTTGCCCGGCGCGTCACCACTCAAGCGCGTGTTGTTCTGGATACCTGGCAAAAAATTCACGAGGCCCCAACGCAAGCCCAGACATACCGGAATGCGCTGGAAGCCGCCGCCGACAAACTGGTGCGTTACGCCCGCCGTTTCGAGATGGAAAACCACGCTCGCGCCGGAGAAACCATTCTCGCCCGGCTTGCTCACTGGCACCCTGAGACCCCGCTTGGCACTGCTCAACTGCAGGCGCTTGAAGAGTCCATGGAAACCCTTCGTCACAGCACCCAACGCCGCAGTGACGAGAACAATGATGCGCCCCACCCTTTTCGCCGAACGCCGGTCTACATCGCGCTTACCGACGACGAATCCGCAGCCCGAATGATCAAACAACTCGAATTTTTCGGTTTTCGTGCGGCCGCCTACAAAACCCCCAACGATCTGGTGGCGGCGTGCGCATTGAGCAAACCCGAAACCATCCTGATCGACATCAACTTTGGCGGCGGAGCGTCTTCCGGGATATCCACCATCGAGCATCTTCAGGAGCAACACGACACCCCCATTCCCATCATTTTCATGAGCGATGAAGACGGATCCATCGAAACCCGGTTAAGGGCTTCCCGGTGTGGTGGCGAAGAATTCTTCTACCCGGCGGTTGATCCGGGGCAGTTGATCGAAAAAATCGAAACCTATACCCACGGCAATACGGTGGAGCCCTACCGGGTGCTGGTGCTCGACGATTCCCGGGCCCAGGCCAAATTCATGGAAACGGTGCTGAAGAAAGCCGGAATGAACGCCCACATCATCACCGACCCCATGCAGATCATTACCGCGCTGGATGAATTCTCGCCCGAAATCATCCTGCTCGACATGTACATGCCCGGCTGCACCGGCATGGAGATTGCCCGCGTTATTCGTCAACAGGACAAATTTCACAGCGTCCCGATCATTTACCTTTCGGCCGAAGACGATGTCGGTAAACAGTTGCACGCCATGAGCCTCGGTGGCGACGATTTCCTGACCAAACCGGTAGACCCCAAACACCTGATTGCCACACTGCACAACCGTGGCCGGCGCGCCCGCTCACTGCTGGCGCTGATGATTCGCGACAGCCTGACCGGTCTGTTTAATCACACTCACACCCTGTACCTGCTGGAGCAGGAAATCGTGCGAGCGCGCCAGAAAGACCAGCCACTGTGCTTCGCCATGATCGATCTGGACTACTTCAAGAAAGTGAACGACACCTTCGGTCACCCCATCGGAGACCGGATTCTCCGAAGCCTGTCCATGTTCCTGAAGCAGCGGTTGCGCAAAACTGACCACATCGGGCGCTATGGCGGAGAAGAGTTCGCTTTGATTCTGCCCAACACACGCCCCGGTGATGCCCGTAATGTGGTGAATGAAATTCGGGAGCGATTTTCCGAACTCCTGCAAGAGGCCGGCGACCGCCAGTTCAAAGTGACCTTCAGTTGCGGACTGGCGGCCTGGCAAGGAGAAAGCTCCCAATCTTTGTGCGAGCGAGCCGACCGAGCCCTCTACGTATCCAAAGCCCACGGCCGAAATTGCGTGACACTGGCCGAAGAGTGA